In Phoenix dactylifera cultivar Barhee BC4 chromosome 11, palm_55x_up_171113_PBpolish2nd_filt_p, whole genome shotgun sequence, the following are encoded in one genomic region:
- the LOC103722885 gene encoding uncharacterized oxidoreductase At1g06690, chloroplastic, translated as MALQLSSAGFCLFRGRRALTTRAVASEDVTTLKEENKVKLGGSDVKVSRLGIGAWSWGDTSYWNDSGWDDRKMKAAKAAFDASIDGGITFFDTAEVYGAAFMGVVNSETLLGRFIKERQQKESVEVAVATKFAPLPWRFGRGSVLSALKSSLSRLGLSSVDLYQLHWPGIWGNEGYIDGLGDAVEQGLVKAVGVSNYSEKRLRDAYNQLKKRGIPLASNQVNYSLIYRNPERNGVKAACDELGITLIAYSPIAQGVLTGKYTPENPPTGPRGRIYTPEFLKELQPLLTRIKEIGQGYGKSPTQVALNWLTCQGNVVPIPGAKNAEQAEEFVGALGWRLTDQEAEELRLLASKTREVVGFPVEKL; from the exons ATGGCTCTGCAACTCAGCAGTGCGGGGTTTTGCCTCTTTCGTGGCAGGAGAGCTCTTACGACGAGAGCCGTGGCCTCTGAGGATGTTACAACGTTGAAAGAAGAGAACAAAGTGAAGCTGGGAGGGTCGGATGTGAAGGTCAGCAGGCTGGGGATTGGTGCTTGGTCGTGGGGAGACACCAGCTACTGGAATGACTCCGGATGGGATG ATCGGAAGATGAAGGCAGCTAAGGCAGCTTTTGATGCAAGCATCGATGGTGGCATAACCTTCTTTGATACAGCTGAAGTCTATGGTGCAGCG tTTATGGGAGTAGTGAATTCAGAAACATTGCTTGGAAG ATTCATTAAGGAGAGGCAACAAAAAGAATCAGTTGAGGTAGCTGTGGCAACAAAATTTGCACCTTTGCCATGGAGGTTCGGCCGGGGGAGTGTCCTTTCTGCTCTCAAAAGTTCACTTTCTCGCCTTGGCCTTTCCTCAGTTGACCTCTATCAGCTTCATTG GCCTGGGATTTGGGGAAATGAAG GATACATTGATGGACTTGGAGATGCTGTTGAACAGGGCCTCGTAAAGGCTGTTGGAGTCTCAAACTACAGTG AAAAGCGTCTTCGAGATGCTTATAATCAACTCAAGAAGCGAGGAATTCCGCTGGCTTCAAACCAAGTCAATTACAGCCTCATATATAGAAATCCCGAGAGAAATGGTGTGAAGGCTGCTTGTGATGAGCTGGGGATCACCTTGATTGCATATTCTCCTATTGCTCAAG GTGTCCTGACTGGAAAATATACACCAGAGAATCCGCCAACAGGCCCTAGGGGTCGGATTTACACTCCTGAATTCCTCAAAGAG CTACAACCACTGCTGACTAGGATTAAAGAGATAGGACAAGGTTATGGCAAAAGTCCCACGCAG GTTGCCCTGAACTGGTTGACATGTCAGGGGAATGTTGTGCCCATCCCTGGAGCCAAAAATGCAGAACAGGCTGAGGAGTTTGTTGGTGCTCTTGGGTGGAGGCTTACAGATCAAGAGGCTGAGGAGCTTCGTTTGCTAGCATCGAAAACCAGAGAAGTTGTTGGATTCCCTGTTGAGAAATTGTAA